The Mixophyes fleayi isolate aMixFle1 chromosome 1, aMixFle1.hap1, whole genome shotgun sequence genome includes a region encoding these proteins:
- the CERS1 gene encoding ceramide synthase 1 isoform X2, translating into MEQEHRIHSLKMPSSPGYMELLIESGRQFLGSLKECKDCGLVTSWATLQAYAKFTWMELLCVLLCSLALTGLRMATTTWIFQPFSKWCRLRPRESEKVPESAWKFLFYSLSWSYCSYLLFFTEHNFFYDPPSAFHGWKSGVEVPRNIALVYLIQGSFYAHSTYATLYMDVWRKDSFVMILHHVVTFSLITFSYAFRYHNIGILVLFLHDINDILLEFTKLNIYFKTRGGVYHKVNSIITDFGSVLFSMSWFWFRLYWFPVKVLYVTCCSSLQSNPNIPFYFFFNVLLFTLTLMNIYWFLYIVMFVVKVLTGQVKEVNDVREYDISKDQKMDDRDHTKTPRHMDTINKQAMSNGFVKKKRV; encoded by the exons ATGGAACAAGAACATAGAATACACAGTCTTAAGATGCCATCATCTCCCGGGTACATGGAACTTCTTATTGAGAGTGGTAGACAATTCCTGGGTTCTCTGAAAGAATGCAAAGATTGTGGTTTGGTAACGTCATGGGCCACATTACAAGCTTATGCTAAATTCACCTGGATGGAGTtgctgtgcgttcttttgtgttCTCTTGCATTGACTGGTCTCCGAATGGCAACTACAACATGGATCTTCCAG CCATTTAGTAAATGGTGTCGACTGCGGCCAAGAGAATCAGAAAAGGTTCCAGAGAGTGCCTGGAAATTTCTCTTCTACAGCTTATCGTGGTCTTACTGCTCATATCTCCTCTTCTTCACTGAACACAATTTCTTTTATGATCCACCTTCTGCCTTCCATG GTTGGAAGTCAGGAGTTGAAGTTCCCAGGAATATTGCCCTTGTGTATCTCATTCAAGGCAGTTTTTATGCACACTCTACATATGCCACTTTGTATATGGATGTATGGAGAAAAGACTCTTTTGTAATGATCCTGCACCATGTGGTCACTTTCTCTCTTATTACTTTCTCCTATGCTTTCCG ATACCACAACATTGGAATTCTTGTACTTTTCCTTCATGACATTAACGACATTCTATTAGAATTCACCAAACTGAATATCTACTTCAAAACGCGAGGTGGCGTTTATCACAAAGTTAATAGCATCATTACAGATTTTGGATCAGTACTGTTTAGCATGAGCTG GTTCTGGTTCCGTCTCTACTGGTTTCCTGTAAAAGTCCTCTATGTCACATGTTGTTCCAGCCTCCAGTCTAATCCAAACATCccgttttattttttcttcaatgTTCTGCTTTTTACATTGACCCTTATGAATATTTATTGGTTTTTG TACATTGTAATGTTCGTTGTGAAAGTGTTAACGGGCCAGGTTAAAGAAGTAAATGATGTCCGGGAATATGATATTTCTAAAGATCAGAAAATGGATGACCGAGATCATACCAAGACACCCAGACACATGGACACCATAAACAA